In Vitis vinifera cultivar Pinot Noir 40024 chromosome 17, ASM3070453v1, one genomic interval encodes:
- the LOC100252482 gene encoding probable alpha-mannosidase At5g13980: MPKTEKKNSKRQTIHGDHIYKYFELLVCHSHQMPMAMTPFRLCSLVLFLSCALVAESKFMVYKTGQSVVPGKLNVHLVPHTHNDVGWRKTVDQYYVGSNYTADEGCVENILDSLIPALLANKNRRFIYVEQAFFQRWWRDQSKIVQNIVKQLVSSGQLEFINGGMCMHDEAATNYIDMIDQTTLGHRFIKDEFGVTPRIGWQIDPFGHSAVQAYLLGAEVGFDSLFFWRIDYQDVAKRKKEKSLEVVWQGSKSFGSSAQIFASVFPESYAPPTGFNFEINYGSPIVQDDINLFDYNVQERVNDFVSAAISQANITRTNHIMWTMGMDFMYQYATTWFRQMDKLIHYVNQDGRVNALYSTPSIYTDAKYAANESWPLKTDDFFPYANTLNTYWTGYFTSRPALKGYIRMLSGYYLAARQLEFFKGRSKTGPKTDTLADALAIAQHHDAVTGTEQQHVADDYAKRLSIGYKEAEELVATSLACMVESASKTGCRNPATKFQQCPLMNISYCPPSEIDLSRGKNLVVVVYNSLGWKRDDVIRIPVINGNVTVKDPSGKEIESQLLPIANASLGIRSFSTMAYLGKSPSVAPKYWLAFSASVPPLGFSTYIVSGAKSSASASVRQTFYRSERSQNKTIEVGPGNLKLNYSGNEGKLTNYANVRNSIKAFLEQSYSFYSANDGTEPFISPTDGTEVFQPSGAYIFRPNGTHPIKSEGQVSFTVLRGSLLDEVHHRINSWIYQITRLYRDKEHAEVEFTVGSIPIDDMIGKEVVTRITTTMKSNKTFYTDSNGRDFIKRIRDYRSDWDLEVNQPIAGNYYPINLGIYTKDNRTELSVLVDRPVGGSSIADGQLELMLHRRLVTEDDKGVREGLDETVCVVDKCEGLTIQGKYYLRIDPLGEGAKWRRSYGQEIYSPLLLAFSEQDGDNWANSHLPSFLGMDPSYMLPDNIAMITLQELDEGKVLLRLAHLYEIGEDKDLSVMASVELKKVFPEKKIIKITEMSLSANQEKAEMEKKRLVWKVEGSAEKKSTVLRGEPVHPEKLVVELAPMEIRTFIINFSYKQVHH, from the exons ATGCCCAAaaccgaaaaaaaaaacagtaaaagACAAACCATTCATGGCGATCATATATACAAATACTTTGAGCTCCTAGTCTGCCATTCTCACCAGATGCCCATGGCTATGACCCCTTTCAGACTGTGTTCACTGGTTCTATTTTTATCTTGTGCTTTAGTTGCAGAATCAAAGTTCATGGTCTACAAAACTGGGCAGAGCGTTGTTCCCGGGAAGCTCAATGTTCATTTGGTTCCTCACACGCACAATGATGTGGGATGGAGGAAGACTGTTGATCAGTACTACGTGGGTTCAAACTATACTGCTGATGAAGGGTGTGTTGAGAATATACTGGATTCTTTGATTCCAGCACTTCTGGCTAATAAGAACCGGAGATTCATCTATGTTGAACAG GCATTTTTCCAGCGTTGGTGGAGAGACCAGAGCAAGATAGTCCAGAATATAGTCAAGCAGCTTGTCAGCTCGGGTCAACTAGAGTTCAT AAATGGGGGTATGTGCATGCATGATGAGGCTGCCACAAATTacattgacatgattgatcAGACAACCCTTGGGCATCGGTTTATCAAAGATGAGTTCGGTGTGACTCCCAGAATTGGTTGGCAAATTGATCCCTTTGGCCATTCTGCAGTGCAGGCTTATCTGTTGGGAGCAGAG GTTGGATTcgattctcttttcttttggcGAATCGACTACCAAGACGTAGCTAAACGGAAAAAAGAGAAGAGTCTTGAGGTTGTCTGGCAGGGCTCTAAGAGTTTTGGTTCATCAGCACAG ATCTTTGCTAGTGTGTTCCCAGAGAGCTATGCACCTCCAACTGGTTTCAACTTTGAAATTAACTACGGCTCCCCTATTGTCCAG GATGACATCAACTTATTTGACTACAATGTCCAAGAGCGTGTTAACGACTTTGTATCTGCTGCAATCTCACAA GCTAACATAACTCGCACAAATCATATAATGTGGACCATGGGGATGGATTTCATGTATCAATATGCAACCACATGGTTCCGGCAAATGGACAAGCTTATCCATTATGTTAATCAA GATGGAAGAGTCAATGCCTTGTACTCAACCCCATCAATTTACACTGATGCAAAATATGCAGCAAATGAGTCCTGGCCACTCAAAACTGATGATTTCTTTCC ATATGCAAATACTCTCAACACTTACTGGACAGGATATTTCACGAGTCGACCAGCCCTCAAAGGCTATATAAGAATGTTAAGTGGATACTATTTG GCAGCAAGGCAATTGGAATTTTTCAAGGGGAGGAGTAAAACAGGTCCAAAGACTGACACTCTAGCTGATGCTTTGGCGATTGCTCAGCATCATGATGCGGTTACTGGCACAGAGCAGCAGCATGTGGCTGATGATTACGCAAAACGACTGTCAATAGGCTACAAGGAG GCTGAAGAGTTAGTTGCAACTTCACTTGCTTGCATGGTAGAGTCAGCATCAAAAACTGGATGCAGGAACCCCGCGACTAAGTTTCAACAG TGTCCACTCATGAATATAAGTTACTGTCCCCCATCAGAAATAGATCTGTCTCGAGGGAAAAACCTG GTTGTTGTTGTGTACAATTCTCTGGGATGGAAAAGAGATGATGTAATTAGAATTCCT GTGATCAATGGGAATGTCACTGTTAAGGACCCTAGTGGAAAAGAAATAGAGTCACAGCTTCTACCTATAGCCAATGCTTCTCTTGGCATAAGAAGCTTTTCTACTATGGCTTATCTGGGCAAATCCCCAAGTGTGGCCCCCAAGTATTGGCTTGCATTTTCAGCATCTGTACCACCTCTTGGCTTCAGCACTTACATTGTCTCAGGCGCAAAATCATCAG CTTCTGCTTCAGTCAGGCAAACATTTTACAGGTCAGAGAGGAGCCAAAATAAGACAATTGAAGTAGGACCGGgaaatttgaaacttaattattctggaaatgaaggaaaacttACTAATTATGCTAATGTTAGAAACTCG ATTAAAGCATTCTTGGAGCAATCATACAGTTTTTACTCTGCAAATGATGGAACCGAGCCTTTCATTTCTCCCACTGATGGAACTGAGGTTTTTCAG CCCTCTGGAGCATACATCTTCCGTCCTAATGGTACACATCCCATAAAATCTGAAGGGCAG GTTTCTTTTACTGTTCTTCGAGGATCATTATTGGATGAAGTACATCACAGAATCAATTCATGGATATATCAG ATCACCAGACTGTACAGGGATAAAGAGCATGCTGAAGTTGAGTTTACT GTTGGATCTATTCCTATTGATGATATGATAGGCAAAGAGGTTGTAACTAGGATTACAACAACCATGAAGAGcaacaaaacattttatacAGATTCTAATGGACGTGATTTCATTAAAAGG ATTCGAGATTATAGAAGTGACTGGGACCTTGAAGTGAATCAACCTATTGCAGGAAATTATTACCCG ATTAATCTGGGAATTTACACAAAAGACAACAGGACAGAGCTGTCAGTCTTGGTTGATCGACCTGTGGGAGGATCCAGCATTGCAGATGGGCAGTTGGAGCTAATGCTCCATAG GAGGCTGGTTACGGAGGATGACAAAGGAGTTAGAGAGGGACTAGATGAGACAGTGTGTGTTGTTGATAAATGTGAAGGACTAACC ATTCAGGGAAAGTATTATCTCAGAATTGATCCTTTAGGAGAGGGTGCTAAATGGCGTCGATCATATGGCCAAGAGATATATTCTCCTCTCCTATTAGCCTTCTCTGAGCAG GATGGAGATAATTGGGCAAACTCTCATTTACCCTCCTTTTTGGGGATGGATCCCTCCTATATGTTACCAGATAATATAGCAATGATAACCCTTCAG GAACTGGATGAAGGAAAAGTTCTCCTCAGGTTGGCACACTTATACGAG ATTGGGGAGGACAAGGATCTCTCAGTCATGGCAAGTGTAGAACTGAAAAAAGTTTTCCCAGAAAAGAAG ATAATCAAAATAACAGAGATGTCCTTATCTGCTAACCAAGAAAAGGcagaaatggagaagaagagaCTGGTTTGGAAAGTAGAAGGCTCTGCTGAAAAAAAATCCACAGTGTTGAGGGGAGAACCTGTCCACCCAGAAAAGCTAGTGGTGGAACTTGCTCCAATGGAAATTCGCACCTTCATTATCAACTTCAGTTACAAACAGGTCCATCACTGA
- the LOC100852715 gene encoding uncharacterized protein LOC100852715 produces MSMSTPPKTCPSQLVVLNKAFKLAEQWVKNMSTPLVDEPTDVKLEARPSRLGLGAKVSRQSKIGPSNDPIERKLHAKLDAGKRKSAKSIKESTLSARSGSDNSDDSDEDLESRTKSFSKKRVVPPTSSLQRNKKPK; encoded by the exons ATGAGCATGTCTACACCGCCAAAGACTTGCCCTTCTCAATTGGTTGTTTTAAACAAGGCATTCAAATTG GCTGAGCAATGGGTTAAGAATATGTCCACACCTTTAGTGGATGAACCAACTGATGTTAAGTTAGAAGCCCGACCTTCTAG GCTTGGACTGGGTGCTAAAGTTTCACGTCAATCCAAAATTGGGCCTTCAAATGATCCCATTGAAAGAAAATTACATGCTAAGTTGGATGCTGGGAAAAGAAAATCTGCCAAAAGTATCAAGGAGTCTACACTATCTGCAAGAAGTGGAAGTGACAATAGTGATGATAGTGATGAGGATTTAGAGAGCAGAACCAAATCATTTAGCAAGAAGCGTGTAGTTCCTCCAACCTCATCTCTACAGAGAAACAAGAAACCAAAGTAA
- the LOC100250912 gene encoding inositol polyphosphate multikinase beta — protein MLKVPDHQVAGHHARDGKLGPLIDDSGRFYKPLQGDERGSKEVAFYTSFSSNARIPDHIRRFFPIFYGTQLLEASDGSGLYPHLVLQDVVSGCHNPCIIDVKIGSRTWYLQASEDYIQRSLKKDRETTTLSLGFRISGLQIYDSKESGFWRPEKKLVLGFTADDVRVVLRKFVSSNSPTDSDSELDCSFASAVYGGSTGILAQLLELKAWFEDQTIFHFFSCSILIMYDKEAILKGMSSGAEIKLIDFAHVVEGEGVIDHNFLGGLCSLIKMISEILTSPDENPNITCLQDYEKNHSYLENGTTE, from the coding sequence ATGCTTAAGGTCCCGGATCATCAGGTTGCAGGCCATCATGCCCGTGATGGAAAGCTTGGTCCACTCATAGATGACTCAGGGCGCTTCTACAAGCCTCTCCAGGGTGATGAGCGTGGCTCCAAAGAGGTGGCCTTCTACACATCATTCTCTTCCAATGCTAGGATTCCAGATCACATCCGTAGATTCTTCCCCATCTTTTATGGCACTCAGCTTTTAGAGGCATCTGATGGATCAGGCTTGTATCCCCACCTTGTTTTGCAAGATGTTGTTTCAGGTTGCCACAACCCATGCATCATAGACGTTAAGATTGGCTCCAGAACATGGTATCTGCAAGCATCTGAGGATTATATCCAAAGATCCCTTAAGAAGGATAGAGAAACCACAACCCTATCATTGGGTTTTCGGATATCTGGATTGCAGATATATGACAGCAAAGAGTCTGGATTCTGGAGGCCAGAGAAAAAGCTTGTCCTAGGCTTTACAGCAGATGACGTTAGGGTAGTTCTTAGGAAGTTTGTTTCTTCTAACTCCCCCACAGATTCAGATTCAGAGCTGGATTGTTCATTTGCATCAGCTGTGTATGGTGGTTCTACTGGGATTTTGGCACAACTGCTGGAGCTCAAAGCGTGGTTTGAGGATCAAAccattttccatttcttttcttgttcgATTCTTATCATGTATGATAAGGAGGCGATATTGAAAGGAATGAGTTCTGGTGCAGAAATCAAGCTCATCGATTTCGCACATGTTGTGGAAGGGGAAGGTGTGATTGACCATAACTTCTTGGGTGGGCTCTGCTCTTTGATAAAGATGATCTCAGAGATACTTACCAGTCCAGATGAGAACCCAAACATAACTTGCTTGCAGGACTATGAAAAGAACCACTCTTATTTGGAGAA